A genomic stretch from Telmatocola sphagniphila includes:
- a CDS encoding alkaline phosphatase family protein, whose amino-acid sequence MSRLLTVFLLLGPLASLQAQDAANSKPRYVGPTSTGFLLPNGWHLTPAGKHVETTDLPLNIIPLQDNRHALVATSGFNTHHLYLIDYSAGKIVSEPSTRNSWFGLVLNKEESKVWWSGGGVGLVHTFDLKENSLKSTSPAEADLSKISMPELLKLLDAEPDSKSFLSGLCLDEKRKALYTLDINNGNLTVANFQDANKKHSHLGGRPYDIIAPVRASLLYVSDWSGRQVLVVDPTSLKITAKIPVGEHPNQMVAHPLDNRLFVACASSNTVCAIDTQRGVVTEVISTTLFPKAPEGSTPCALAISPDGKSLYVANADNNCVVAIDIEDEDKSLIKGFIPTGWYPTSVAVTPDNKNLLVGVGKGLQSKANPLFTKEQLESKEKDIVKTIAKKLMPYPYVGTTMSGALSIVPIPDRKALKEYTAQVYRNCPYSDQQLTSAPYPVKTAIPTKVGDPSPIKYVLYIIKENRTYDQVFGDMKKGNGDASLTMFGEKITPNHHKLAEEFVLLDNLYCNGQVSVDGHPWSTMAYHTDYIARDWHLTYSRRPGVKDDDEGNLSNAPSGYLWDACKRAGVSYRNYGEYGKRVSDGKGGARMEARVPGLIDHICPNYGVSKEVTGNVRDTENAEIFLKEYRAFLKTGNMPRMMIMSLGEDHTSGTSPKAFTPEACVASNDLALGQIVEEISKGPLWKETAIFVIEDDAQNGPDHVDAQRTVGLVISPFTKRKYLDSTMYSTVSMIRTMELILGLPPLSQYDASARPMFDSFTDRMDLTEYKHVGAQIDLNRKNGMTAYGADRSAKMDFSDYDLVDDFELNEILWRAIKGKDAPIPPAVRRAIIFRNQNTKE is encoded by the coding sequence ATGTCGCGTCTATTAACAGTCTTCTTGCTACTTGGGCCCTTAGCGAGTTTGCAGGCTCAAGACGCCGCGAACTCGAAACCCAGATATGTCGGGCCGACTTCCACGGGGTTTCTTCTGCCGAACGGCTGGCATCTGACCCCCGCCGGCAAGCATGTGGAAACAACCGATCTTCCTTTGAATATCATCCCGCTTCAGGACAATCGCCATGCCCTCGTGGCGACAAGCGGCTTTAACACGCATCACTTGTATCTGATCGATTATTCCGCTGGGAAAATAGTTAGTGAACCGTCGACGCGAAATAGCTGGTTCGGTCTCGTACTCAATAAAGAGGAATCTAAAGTTTGGTGGTCGGGAGGGGGCGTTGGTCTGGTTCATACCTTCGACTTGAAGGAAAACTCTCTCAAATCGACCAGTCCCGCCGAGGCCGATCTCAGCAAAATTTCGATGCCCGAACTGCTGAAACTGCTGGACGCCGAGCCCGATTCCAAGTCTTTCCTGAGCGGTTTGTGCCTGGATGAAAAAAGAAAGGCGTTGTATACGCTCGATATCAATAACGGGAATCTAACAGTTGCGAATTTTCAGGACGCGAACAAGAAACACTCCCATTTGGGAGGCCGACCTTACGATATCATTGCTCCAGTCCGGGCCAGCTTGCTTTATGTCTCGGATTGGAGCGGAAGACAAGTTCTCGTTGTTGATCCGACATCTTTGAAAATTACCGCTAAAATTCCTGTCGGCGAGCATCCTAATCAGATGGTTGCCCACCCCTTGGACAATCGCTTGTTTGTAGCCTGCGCCTCCAGCAATACGGTGTGTGCGATCGATACTCAACGCGGTGTCGTCACCGAAGTGATTTCCACAACTTTGTTTCCGAAAGCACCGGAAGGAAGTACTCCTTGTGCCTTGGCCATTTCGCCAGACGGGAAATCTCTTTACGTTGCCAATGCCGATAACAATTGTGTGGTAGCGATCGATATCGAAGACGAAGATAAGAGTTTAATAAAAGGGTTTATTCCCACCGGCTGGTATCCCACATCCGTGGCCGTCACACCCGATAATAAAAACCTTCTGGTGGGCGTTGGTAAAGGCTTGCAATCGAAAGCCAATCCCCTGTTCACCAAAGAACAGTTGGAATCCAAAGAAAAGGATATCGTCAAAACGATAGCCAAAAAACTAATGCCGTACCCCTATGTGGGAACGACGATGAGCGGTGCGCTTTCCATTGTCCCGATCCCGGATCGCAAAGCTTTGAAGGAGTATACGGCTCAAGTTTACCGGAACTGCCCCTATTCCGATCAGCAACTGACTTCAGCACCTTATCCCGTTAAAACCGCCATTCCTACGAAAGTTGGAGACCCAAGTCCGATCAAATACGTGCTTTACATCATCAAGGAAAACCGAACCTATGATCAGGTTTTCGGAGATATGAAAAAGGGTAATGGGGATGCCAGTTTAACCATGTTCGGCGAGAAGATCACCCCGAACCATCACAAATTGGCCGAGGAATTCGTACTGCTGGACAACCTCTATTGCAACGGCCAGGTCAGCGTCGATGGGCATCCCTGGAGTACGATGGCCTATCACACCGATTACATCGCGCGGGATTGGCACCTCACCTATTCTCGAAGACCCGGAGTGAAAGACGACGACGAAGGGAATCTCTCCAATGCACCGTCGGGTTACCTTTGGGACGCCTGCAAAAGAGCCGGTGTAAGCTATCGAAACTATGGGGAATACGGCAAGCGCGTTTCCGATGGTAAGGGGGGTGCCCGCATGGAAGCGCGGGTTCCAGGACTGATCGATCATATCTGCCCGAATTATGGAGTATCGAAAGAAGTCACTGGAAATGTTCGCGACACCGAAAATGCCGAAATCTTCTTGAAAGAATATCGGGCCTTTTTGAAAACCGGGAACATGCCGCGAATGATGATCATGAGTTTGGGCGAAGATCATACCTCCGGAACCTCACCCAAAGCGTTCACACCGGAAGCCTGCGTTGCCAGCAACGACTTGGCTTTAGGCCAGATCGTAGAAGAAATCTCGAAGGGACCGCTTTGGAAAGAAACAGCGATCTTCGTCATTGAAGACGATGCTCAAAACGGACCGGACCATGTAGACGCCCAGCGAACCGTGGGCCTGGTGATCTCCCCTTTTACGAAGCGAAAATATCTCGACAGCACAATGTATTCGACGGTCAGCATGATTCGCACCATGGAGTTGATTCTCGGCCTGCCGCCATTGAGTCAGTACGATGCCTCGGCCCGACCGATGTTCGACAGCTTCACCGACAGGATGGATCTAACCGAGTACAAGCATGTCGGAGCTCAAATTGATTTGAATCGCAAGAATGGAATGACCGCGTATGGGGCAGATCGATCCGCGAAAATGGACTTTAGCGATTACGATCTGGTCGATGATTTCGAACTGAACGAAATCCTCTGGCGTGCAATCAAAGGGAAGGATGCCCCCATTCCCCCGGCCGTGCGTCGAGCAATTATTTTCCGCAATCAGAATACGAAAGAGTGA
- a CDS encoding DUF1559 domain-containing protein has product MNLTPRLRRRRAFTLIELLVVIAIIAILIGLLLPAVQKVREAAARMACSNNLKQLGLAALNYESSYGLLPASFTVDATPGLSAYPAVVHGWGIYFLPYIEQGNIYSQYNFKQPFVDTHFSNNVAVISNYIKIMNCPSTPRMGTTFSDTYAGFPFSASVADYAPDDGINGGSSLTNFGYPSTATLQVGSAMRPNIKGPAAILAAFGVVQSTQNTMLAVTDGTSNTILLSEDAGRPTHYVNGQLIPNSTSNGFGWGDLQSEYGLDGTNPVMGSNGYWQDIQPGSCVINCSNDNETYSFHTGGANHVMSDGSVQFIKQSIAPRVYAALVTAAGGGLIPEETSPSPN; this is encoded by the coding sequence ATGAACCTCACTCCTCGTCTCCGACGACGTCGTGCGTTTACATTGATCGAACTGTTGGTCGTTATCGCGATTATTGCAATTCTGATCGGATTGCTGCTCCCAGCCGTACAAAAAGTTCGCGAGGCCGCAGCCCGTATGGCTTGCTCGAACAATCTAAAGCAGCTTGGACTGGCCGCTTTGAATTACGAAAGCAGCTACGGGTTACTGCCCGCCAGCTTCACGGTGGATGCCACCCCCGGTCTCTCGGCGTATCCAGCCGTTGTGCACGGTTGGGGCATTTACTTCCTGCCCTACATCGAGCAGGGAAATATTTATTCCCAGTATAATTTCAAACAACCGTTCGTAGACACGCACTTTTCCAATAACGTTGCAGTAATTTCGAACTACATCAAGATCATGAACTGCCCATCCACGCCGCGCATGGGCACGACTTTCTCCGATACTTATGCAGGCTTCCCATTCAGTGCGAGCGTAGCCGACTATGCACCGGACGATGGTATCAATGGCGGTTCTTCACTAACCAACTTCGGTTATCCTTCTACCGCTACTCTGCAAGTTGGCAGTGCGATGCGGCCCAATATCAAGGGCCCAGCCGCCATCCTGGCGGCCTTTGGCGTGGTACAGAGCACCCAGAACACGATGCTGGCCGTGACCGACGGAACTTCGAACACAATTCTGTTAAGCGAAGATGCCGGACGCCCCACGCATTATGTAAACGGCCAATTGATCCCTAATTCCACCTCCAATGGATTCGGTTGGGGTGATTTGCAATCTGAATATGGTCTGGACGGGACCAACCCGGTCATGGGATCGAATGGCTATTGGCAGGACATTCAACCCGGAAGTTGCGTGATCAACTGCTCGAACGATAACGAAACTTATTCTTTTCACACCGGAGGGGCCAATCACGTGATGTCGGATGGCTCTGTGCAATTCATCAAGCAGTCGATTGCTCCCCGCGTTTATGCTGCTTTGGTGACGGCCGCTGGTGGCGGGTTGATTCCCGAAGAGACCAGCCCAAGTCCCAACTAA
- a CDS encoding glycosyltransferase family 2 protein, with the protein MMVSLRTQRSLSLVMPAYNEEAVIELAVREADEALSTLGIAYEIIVVDDGSRDATAAIVTDLEFPNVFLVRHETNRGYGAALRTGFESARADWVAFTDADGQFHLEDLALLFEKTDTDSIVVGYRIDRQDPWQRRFYSWGYNKLIRLMLKTGVRDCDCALKLFRRDVLMDILPTTRGFFVNAEMICRARALGVSIGQAGVRHRQRRKGESKVSLMDIPRTLRQLIPFWWSQRVTPQPVYQVTHAVYNLGYPALRAPLHQPKSEPQKRAA; encoded by the coding sequence ATGATGGTTTCTCTAAGAACGCAACGCTCGCTGAGCCTGGTTATGCCCGCGTACAACGAGGAAGCGGTAATCGAATTGGCCGTGCGGGAAGCCGACGAAGCTCTTTCCACTTTAGGGATCGCCTACGAAATCATCGTTGTGGACGACGGCAGCCGGGATGCGACCGCCGCGATCGTGACCGATCTCGAATTTCCGAATGTTTTCCTGGTTCGCCACGAGACTAACCGGGGTTACGGCGCCGCCTTGCGGACCGGGTTCGAATCGGCACGGGCCGATTGGGTGGCTTTCACCGATGCTGATGGCCAGTTCCACCTGGAAGACTTGGCGCTGTTGTTTGAAAAAACCGATACCGATTCCATTGTCGTCGGCTACCGCATTGACAGGCAGGATCCCTGGCAGAGACGCTTCTATTCCTGGGGCTACAACAAACTGATTCGCCTGATGCTGAAAACCGGCGTTCGAGATTGCGATTGTGCTTTGAAGCTGTTCCGCCGCGATGTCCTCATGGATATTTTACCGACTACTCGCGGATTCTTCGTAAATGCGGAGATGATCTGCCGGGCTCGGGCTCTCGGGGTCAGCATCGGTCAGGCAGGCGTCCGGCATCGGCAGCGTCGTAAAGGGGAAAGTAAAGTCTCCCTAATGGATATTCCCCGGACGCTGCGCCAATTGATTCCCTTCTGGTGGTCCCAGCGCGTTACTCCTCAACCGGTTTATCAAGTTACCCATGCCGTTTACAATTTGGGCTACCCCGCTTTGCGGGCTCCGCTGCATCAGCCCAAAAGCGAGCCGCAAAAACGTGCCGCCTGA
- a CDS encoding PP2C family protein-serine/threonine phosphatase — translation MKNFFDPMNLNWEARLNVTVEVMKELSCARDPQAMNQVYARRMSQLFPTDRIISLSRRGLNPPAVKVTRYNLWPNIVNPWKENGKLPIIEGGFFGELIYNNAPVIIDELKIPPDDPAAEYLENQQSLLAIPQYDQGEALNMVIATREMPFAFPHERFPDLVWMSNLFGRATQTSVLTEKLQEAKAASDFEIQTIGRMQHALLQTNLPKIPTLDLAVHYQTSSKAGGDYYDVFPLPKDRWGILIADVSGHGTSAAVLMAVVHSLAKTYTGPPWPTGLLLSSLNQHLARHFTRPFGSFVTAFHAVYDPNQGTLHYANAGHIPPRLFRCSTQERLELGSTPRLPLGITEKAEYPEQIVELTPGDQVLFFTDGVIEATNSNGDYFGIEGIDNALSSCPVGAQAMLDSVLKDLAAFTNDAPPSDDRTLLAAKFMRLT, via the coding sequence ATGAAGAACTTTTTCGATCCCATGAATTTGAATTGGGAAGCCCGGTTGAATGTCACTGTAGAAGTGATGAAGGAACTGAGCTGCGCACGCGATCCGCAGGCGATGAATCAGGTTTACGCCCGCCGGATGAGCCAGCTTTTCCCGACCGATCGGATCATTTCACTCAGCCGCCGCGGCCTCAATCCTCCCGCGGTGAAAGTCACCCGCTACAACCTCTGGCCGAACATCGTCAATCCCTGGAAAGAGAACGGTAAATTACCGATCATCGAAGGCGGTTTCTTCGGCGAGTTGATTTACAACAACGCTCCCGTCATCATCGACGAATTGAAAATCCCTCCGGATGACCCGGCGGCGGAGTATCTCGAGAATCAGCAATCTCTGCTCGCAATCCCCCAGTACGATCAGGGGGAGGCTCTTAACATGGTCATTGCAACTCGGGAAATGCCGTTTGCTTTCCCGCACGAGCGATTTCCCGATCTGGTCTGGATGAGTAACCTGTTTGGCCGGGCGACCCAGACAAGCGTGCTGACGGAGAAATTGCAAGAAGCCAAGGCCGCCAGTGACTTTGAGATTCAGACGATTGGGCGAATGCAACATGCTTTGCTCCAAACGAATCTCCCCAAGATTCCCACACTCGATCTGGCCGTCCACTACCAGACTTCCTCGAAGGCCGGCGGCGATTACTACGATGTCTTTCCACTCCCCAAAGATCGCTGGGGCATTCTGATCGCGGATGTCAGTGGCCATGGCACATCGGCAGCGGTTCTCATGGCCGTGGTCCATTCTCTGGCAAAAACCTACACGGGGCCGCCGTGGCCCACTGGCTTGCTACTTTCATCGCTGAACCAACACCTGGCCCGGCATTTCACGCGGCCGTTCGGCTCTTTCGTGACGGCTTTTCATGCGGTCTACGATCCGAACCAGGGCACGCTGCACTACGCGAATGCCGGGCATATTCCGCCCCGACTTTTTCGCTGTTCAACGCAGGAACGGCTGGAATTGGGGAGTACACCCCGCTTGCCTCTGGGAATCACCGAAAAGGCGGAATACCCGGAACAGATCGTGGAGTTAACGCCGGGCGATCAGGTGTTGTTCTTCACCGATGGAGTGATTGAAGCGACCAATTCCAACGGGGATTACTTCGGTATTGAAGGGATTGATAACGCTTTGTCGTCCTGTCCTGTGGGCGCTCAGGCGATGTTGGATTCGGTTTTAAAGGATCTGGCGGCGTTTACCAATGATGCCCCGCCCAGCGATGACCGCACGCTTCTGGCCGCCAAGTTCATGCGGTTGACCTGA
- a CDS encoding DUF1573 domain-containing protein, producing MIANLLFWLFLTQANPPLTFDTTRHDFGAVKTGTILRKTIQLKNDSADSVEITNIVTVCGCQQPKIGQKKLPAGQSTTLEFSLNTITQNSGPNQWKATVQYSQSGNSYEKEILFTAQLTRELEITPVQIAGNFESTFETKIVLHDRRAQPKAVRAVRTSLTFLETHIGLIDASGTQTIELKTKANMPVGEYSDILLLDTQDPDYPELKIPIRLVKNAANSIAVQPEKLTLRWVQGQKAVVGRLLLRAREEGKKFEIDKIECELPNLQTKFALAEGYASVKVTLETENLKTGETELQIQIKDPLPRTIKVPVRWEAP from the coding sequence ATGATTGCTAACCTACTATTCTGGCTGTTTCTAACCCAGGCGAACCCGCCACTGACCTTCGACACCACAAGGCACGATTTTGGGGCCGTCAAGACGGGCACGATTCTGCGAAAAACTATTCAGTTGAAAAACGACTCGGCCGACTCGGTAGAAATCACCAATATTGTCACGGTTTGCGGCTGCCAACAGCCAAAGATCGGGCAGAAAAAGCTGCCGGCGGGTCAATCGACGACTCTCGAATTTTCTCTGAATACCATCACCCAGAACTCCGGCCCAAATCAATGGAAAGCTACGGTCCAGTATTCTCAGTCGGGGAACAGCTACGAAAAGGAGATCCTTTTCACGGCTCAATTGACCCGGGAACTTGAAATCACGCCAGTGCAGATTGCCGGGAATTTTGAATCGACATTTGAAACCAAAATTGTTCTCCACGACCGGAGAGCTCAACCCAAAGCGGTACGAGCCGTTCGCACCAGCCTCACTTTTCTGGAAACTCATATCGGGCTCATCGACGCTTCCGGGACACAGACCATCGAGCTCAAAACCAAGGCCAATATGCCCGTGGGGGAGTATTCCGATATTCTCCTTCTCGATACTCAGGATCCCGATTATCCCGAATTGAAGATTCCCATACGGCTGGTTAAAAACGCGGCCAACAGCATTGCAGTCCAGCCGGAGAAATTGACGCTTCGTTGGGTTCAGGGCCAGAAGGCCGTCGTCGGACGCCTGCTGCTGCGGGCGAGGGAGGAAGGCAAAAAATTCGAAATCGACAAAATCGAATGCGAACTGCCCAATTTGCAAACCAAATTCGCGCTCGCCGAAGGGTACGCGAGTGTGAAAGTGACCCTGGAAACCGAGAATTTAAAAACGGGTGAAACCGAATTGCAAATTCAGATTAAAGACCCGCTACCGCGAACGATTAAAGTTCCCGTCCGCTGGGAAGCCCCCTGA
- a CDS encoding RNA polymerase sigma factor, translating into MMSWTEVTELVLKAQNGDRAAYGTLVERFQGVVFATAMTRVQDTNEAQELTQEVFVHGMRKLPQLRDPRCFAGWLRRIAARMAINRLTRKGLVRGSEPEFLDSVPGRSESPLESIERSEAKEELREGLKQLKPLDRETLEAFYLRGRSLKQMSREFETPVGTIKRRLHVARLRLKDVLEDGRQDTPNENIPANRPRRISSKQKALAV; encoded by the coding sequence ATGATGAGCTGGACGGAAGTGACGGAACTGGTGCTGAAAGCACAAAATGGCGACCGAGCAGCGTACGGAACGCTGGTGGAACGCTTCCAGGGCGTGGTCTTCGCCACGGCGATGACCCGCGTTCAGGACACCAATGAGGCTCAGGAACTGACCCAGGAAGTGTTCGTGCATGGTATGCGAAAGCTGCCACAGTTGCGCGACCCGCGCTGCTTCGCGGGTTGGCTGCGTCGAATCGCGGCACGCATGGCCATCAACCGCCTGACCCGGAAGGGGCTGGTGCGTGGTAGCGAACCGGAGTTTCTCGATTCGGTTCCCGGCCGGAGCGAATCTCCCCTGGAATCGATCGAACGGTCGGAAGCCAAGGAAGAACTGCGGGAAGGCCTGAAGCAGCTGAAGCCGCTCGATCGGGAGACGCTGGAAGCCTTCTACCTGCGCGGCCGGTCGCTCAAGCAGATGAGCCGGGAATTCGAAACTCCCGTGGGAACGATCAAACGTCGGCTCCACGTGGCTCGCCTGCGACTGAAGGATGTCCTGGAGGATGGCCGGCAGGACACTCCGAATGAAAACATCCCGGCGAACCGCCCGCGCCGGATCTCCAGTAAGCAAAAAGCGTTAGCCGTTTAA
- a CDS encoding LysM peptidoglycan-binding domain-containing protein has product MAGDNKPIEMKPIDLKSVEMKPAAKPTSEAPESTPASGGLARETRLGLAVAGSFAVMVGGIFGVKQLSKSANFTNEKPNQTLAKLEEVKPVKEAPVEPFPENPGEIKIDLSHIPKMPEPEVKKPSELETPSLNFPDLKPVNLPEPTLPASKPNDLPESKSLNLRPTEGSTLEPSVSTLPPLTPGNDDFSKSPKMNLIKPVSFDEPIKPIDPPVKEPKLPDIKLPGGGDENTKKPTDITPPKDLAPLTIPSADSIKEPGLPPINTSALAIPKSPENNGLDKKPELPPLGGSSPELPPIDKTSKSSPELSKQDIPKLDIPKVDIPKLGDDAPETSPKKDSRSNGWKSLDTTPLDGGSGTIKSIPKNTELQPTPSNLNKPIDIKMESSEIKPEPSRTTIKVPARTMENREPGTVPTSSATRSTNRDYDEDWHDIKADDSYAAISKKYYDDASYAKALQAYNEANPSSDRKKLRIPPIWVLEQNHGKFVPVSNIKTTSLTTPASDRRDLSPPPSVDNRDEKSNSNDPFASLRVYTVQGNGETLKDIARRVLGNESAWQSIKKYNISVNESSELPVGTKLYMPPGTP; this is encoded by the coding sequence ATGGCTGGCGATAACAAACCGATAGAAATGAAACCGATTGATCTTAAATCGGTGGAAATGAAGCCCGCAGCCAAGCCGACCAGCGAGGCCCCGGAATCGACTCCGGCGAGTGGGGGTCTGGCCCGTGAAACACGTTTGGGTTTGGCGGTGGCCGGTTCCTTTGCCGTCATGGTGGGCGGCATTTTCGGTGTGAAGCAGCTCTCGAAAAGTGCGAACTTCACCAACGAAAAGCCCAACCAGACGCTGGCCAAGCTGGAAGAAGTCAAACCGGTCAAAGAAGCTCCGGTCGAGCCGTTCCCGGAGAACCCCGGCGAAATCAAGATCGACCTGAGTCATATACCCAAGATGCCGGAGCCGGAAGTTAAGAAACCCTCGGAGTTGGAAACGCCCTCGCTGAATTTTCCGGATTTGAAGCCGGTCAATCTTCCCGAGCCGACCCTTCCCGCTTCAAAGCCGAATGATCTTCCCGAATCCAAATCTTTGAACCTAAGACCCACCGAGGGTAGTACGCTCGAACCGAGCGTGTCGACTCTGCCTCCGCTGACGCCGGGGAATGACGATTTCAGCAAATCGCCGAAAATGAATCTGATCAAACCGGTATCGTTTGATGAGCCGATCAAGCCGATTGATCCACCGGTAAAAGAACCCAAGCTCCCGGACATAAAGTTGCCGGGGGGCGGAGATGAGAACACGAAGAAGCCTACGGATATCACTCCCCCGAAAGACCTGGCCCCACTGACGATTCCTTCCGCGGATTCCATCAAAGAACCTGGTTTGCCTCCAATTAACACCAGCGCTTTGGCGATTCCTAAGTCGCCTGAGAACAACGGTCTCGATAAGAAACCGGAATTGCCTCCTTTGGGAGGTTCTTCACCTGAACTTCCGCCGATCGACAAAACCAGTAAGTCGAGTCCGGAACTGTCGAAACAGGATATCCCAAAATTGGACATTCCCAAAGTGGATATACCGAAATTGGGAGATGACGCTCCTGAAACATCACCTAAAAAAGATTCCCGCAGTAACGGCTGGAAATCGCTGGATACGACACCACTGGATGGTGGTAGCGGCACTATTAAATCAATCCCGAAAAATACCGAGCTGCAGCCGACTCCCTCGAATCTGAATAAGCCGATCGACATCAAGATGGAGAGCAGCGAGATCAAGCCGGAGCCGAGTCGCACTACGATCAAGGTTCCAGCCCGGACCATGGAAAATCGCGAACCGGGGACCGTACCGACTTCATCGGCCACCCGTTCCACCAATCGCGATTACGACGAAGATTGGCACGATATCAAAGCCGATGACAGTTATGCCGCGATCAGCAAAAAGTACTATGACGACGCTTCGTATGCGAAAGCCCTGCAGGCTTACAACGAGGCGAATCCTTCCAGCGATCGCAAGAAACTGCGAATTCCGCCGATCTGGGTGCTGGAGCAGAACCACGGCAAGTTCGTACCCGTGAGCAACATCAAGACGACTTCCCTGACTACTCCGGCTTCTGATCGTCGCGATCTGTCTCCTCCGCCGAGCGTGGACAATCGGGACGAGAAGTCCAACTCAAATGATCCTTTCGCCAGCTTGCGGGTTTATACCGTGCAGGGCAACGGCGAAACTTTGAAAGATATCGCCCGTCGCGTGCTCGGGAACGAAAGCGCCTGGCAGTCGATCAAGAAGTACAATATTTCGGTGAACGAAAGTTCGGAATTGCCGGTGGGCACCAAGTTGTACATGCCGCCGGGCACCCCCTGA
- the rsmH gene encoding 16S rRNA (cytosine(1402)-N(4))-methyltransferase RsmH, with amino-acid sequence MHRSVLPIETLELLAPASGEVWIDATAGLGGHSRLIAEKLLPGGMLIALDQDPSMLALAKENLKDLPVRFFHANFDQFEAVLEELKLEKVNGLLADLGICSEQLDDPQRGLSFQKNGPLDMRLDTTTGRPAADLVNRLEEEELADIFYHYGEERLSRRVARRIVEQRAVRKFETTEQLAELVRRCVPRSPGQRIDPATRVFQALRIAVNEELAVLENLLRILPRRIAPGGRVGIISFHSLEDRPVKQAFADKDIWESLTRKPVQAGEEECRDNPRSRSAKLRVVRRKA; translated from the coding sequence ATGCACAGGTCCGTCCTGCCGATTGAAACTCTGGAACTGCTGGCCCCGGCAAGCGGGGAAGTCTGGATCGATGCCACGGCGGGGCTGGGTGGGCATAGCCGGCTGATCGCGGAAAAATTGCTGCCGGGCGGGATGCTGATTGCCCTGGATCAGGATCCGAGCATGCTGGCCTTGGCGAAAGAGAATTTAAAAGATCTGCCGGTCCGCTTTTTCCACGCTAACTTCGACCAGTTCGAAGCCGTGCTGGAAGAGTTGAAATTAGAAAAAGTGAACGGCCTTCTCGCCGATTTGGGCATTTGCTCCGAGCAACTGGACGATCCCCAGCGCGGCTTGAGTTTCCAGAAAAACGGGCCGCTCGACATGAGGCTCGATACAACCACCGGTCGCCCGGCGGCCGATCTGGTGAATCGACTGGAAGAAGAGGAACTGGCCGACATTTTCTACCACTACGGGGAAGAACGGCTCAGTCGGCGAGTGGCGCGCAGAATTGTCGAACAGCGAGCTGTTCGGAAATTCGAAACGACGGAGCAACTGGCGGAACTGGTTCGAAGATGCGTTCCGCGATCGCCCGGCCAGCGAATAGACCCGGCCACCCGAGTTTTTCAGGCTCTGCGAATTGCGGTGAATGAAGAACTGGCGGTACTGGAAAATCTGTTGCGGATTTTGCCCCGGCGAATTGCACCCGGGGGACGAGTGGGAATTATCAGCTTCCACTCGCTCGAAGATCGGCCGGTCAAGCAGGCCTTCGCCGACAAGGATATCTGGGAGTCCCTGACCCGAAAACCGGTGCAGGCGGGCGAAGAGGAATGCCGGGATAACCCGCGTTCCCGAAGCGCTAAACTCAGAGTGGTAAGAAGAAAAGCATAG
- the hisI gene encoding phosphoribosyl-AMP cyclohydrolase produces the protein MKLNFEKAGGLVSAIAQDADTGTVLMIAWMNEEAFEETVKTGRAVYFSRSRNRLWRKGEESGHYQEVREIFVDCDLDAVLLKVTQKGGAACHEGYESCFFRRVAGDGLQIVGEKIFDPSEVYNR, from the coding sequence ATGAAACTGAACTTCGAAAAAGCGGGCGGACTGGTCTCGGCTATTGCTCAGGATGCGGATACGGGTACGGTCCTGATGATCGCCTGGATGAACGAGGAAGCGTTCGAGGAAACTGTAAAAACGGGTCGAGCAGTTTACTTCAGCCGAAGCCGGAATCGGCTTTGGCGTAAAGGCGAAGAGAGCGGCCATTATCAGGAAGTCCGCGAGATTTTCGTCGATTGCGATTTGGATGCCGTGCTGCTGAAAGTCACCCAAAAAGGGGGCGCGGCCTGTCACGAAGGCTACGAAAGCTGTTTCTTTCGGCGCGTGGCGGGTGACGGGTTGCAAATTGTCGGCGAGAAAATCTTCGACCCGTCCGAAGTTTACAACCGCTAG